Proteins encoded by one window of Arachis hypogaea cultivar Tifrunner chromosome 1, arahy.Tifrunner.gnm2.J5K5, whole genome shotgun sequence:
- the LOC112697911 gene encoding lysine--tRNA ligase, cytoplasmic, producing the protein MASPPPSSSEAAAPTPTPSPSAATAQALGGELSKNALKRELKIRQKEEERKRKEEEKAKKAAETQNAQANKPASADDEDMDPTQYLENRLKYLAAQKAEGINPYPHKFSVTMSISQYIDKYESLEKGEHLEDVSVSLSGRVMVKRPSGSKLVFYDLHGGGFKVQVIADASKSDLGEAGFSKFHSNVKRGDIVGVTGFPGKSKRGELSIFPKTFVVLSHCLHMMPRQKSAAAAADANLMKDPWVPGKTRNPETYILKDQETRYRMRHLDLMLNPEVREIFKTRSKIIAYIRRFLDNLDFLEVETPMMNMIAGGAAARPFVTHHNELNMRLFMRIAPELYLKELVVGGLDRVYEIGKQFRNEGIDLTHNPEFTTCEFYMAYMDYNDVMGITEQMLSGMVKELTKGSYKIKYHANGIDKDPIEIDFTPPFRRIDMIEGLEKMAGLSIPKDLAGEEANKYLRDACLRYDIKCPPPETTARLLDKLVGHFLEETCVNPTFIINHPEIMSPLAKWHRSKPGLTERFELFVNKHELCNAYTELNDPVVQRQRFAEQLKDRQSGDDEAMALDETFCTALEYGLPPTGGWGLGIDRLTMLLTDSQNIKEVLLFPAMKPQD; encoded by the exons ATGGCATCTCCTCCTCCTTCGTCGTCGGAGGCCGCAGCTCCAACTCCAACTCCTTCTCCGTCGGCGGCCACAGCTCAAGCTCTCGGCGGCGAGCTAAGCAAGAA TGCATTAAAGCGTGAACTGAAGATCAGacagaaagaagaagagagaaagcgCAAGGAGGAAGAGAAGGCCAAAAAG GCAGCAGAAACTCAAAATGCTCAAGCTAACAAGCCTGCATCTGCTGATGATGAAGATATGGACCCCACT CAATACCTTGAGAACAGGCTCAAGTACCTTGCAGCTCAGAAGGCTGAAGGGATTAACCCATACCCGCACAAGTTCTCTGTGACCATGTCAATTAGTCAATACATTGACAAATACGAATCATTGGAAAAGGGGGAGCACCTTGAAGATGTCTCTGTCTCTTTGTCTG GCCGGGTCATGGTTAAACGCCCTTCGGGCTCCAAGCTTGTCTTTTATGACTTGCATGGTGGCGGCTTTAAGGTCCAGGTTATCGCTGATGCAAG TAAATCTGACTTGGGTGAGGCCGGATTTTCCAAATTCCATTCTAACGTCAAACGTGGTGATATTGTTGGTGTTACCGGGTTTCCAG GGAAGAGTAAGAGGGGAGAGCTCAGTATTTTCCCCAAGACATTTGTAGTGCTGTCTCATTGTCTTCATATGATGCCAAGGCAAAaatctgctgctgctgctgcagaTGCAAATTTGATG AAAGATCCATGGGTACCAGGAAAAACTAGGAATCCCGAAACATACATCTTGAAGGATCAG GAAACAAGATATCGTATGCGCCACTTGGATTTAATGTTGAATCCGGAGGTCCGAGAGATATTTAAGACCAGATCTAAAATCATAGCTTACATCAGGAGGTTCCTAGATAACCTTGATTTTTTGGAG GTTGAAACACCTATGATGAATATGATTGCTGGTGGAGCAGCAGCTCGTCCATTTGTCACTCATCACAATGAACTCAACATGAGATTATTCATGAGAATTGCTCCAGAACTTTATCTGAAGGAGCTGGTTGTTGGTGGCCTTGATCGTGTTTATGAAATTGGTAAACAGTTTAGAAATGAAGGTATAGATTTGACGCACAATCCAGAGTTCACTACATGTGAGTTTTATATGGCTTACATGGACTACAATGACGTAATGGGGATAACAGAGCAAATGTTGAGTG GTATGGTCAAGGAACTTACAAAAGGAAGCTATAAAATCAAATATCATGCGAACGGGATTGACAAGGATCCTATTGAAATAGACTTCACTCCACCTTTCAG AAGGATTGATATGATTGAGGGACTGGAGAAGATGGCAGGCCTAAGTATTCCTAAGGACTTGGCGGGTGAGGAAGCTAATAAATATCTGAGGGATGCTTGCTTGCGGTATGACATTAAATGCCCTCCCCCGGAGACAACTGCTAGATTGTTGGATAAA CTCGTGGGTCACTTTTTGGAAGAAACGTGTGTCAATCCCACATTCATCATAAATCATCCTGAGATCATGAGTCCCTTAGCAAAGTGGCACAGATCTAAACCAGGCCTGACCGAACGTTTTGAATTATTTGTGAACAAACATGAA CTCTGCAATGCATATACTGAGTTGAATGATCCTGTAGTACAACGTCAGAGATTTGCTGAACAATTGAAG GATCGGCAATCCGGTGATGATGAAGCAATGGCCTTAGATGAAACCTTCTGTACGGCTCTCGAGTATGGTCTGCCTCCAACTGGTGGTTGGGGTTTGGGGATTGATCGACTCACCATGTTGTTGACGGACTCGCAAAATATTAAG GAAGTTCTTCTTTTCCCTGCCATGAAACCTCAAGATTAA
- the LOC112697918 gene encoding homogentisate phytyltransferase 1, chloroplastic isoform X3: MNSLLLGSFPNKASLVTPVGTLGSYAPPTASWPKRKIKKEYNFLRFKQSSLVFRCEGIEGGPTCQECNRKHIVKATSGQSFESEPPAFDSKRILTSVKNSLDAFYRFSRPHTVIGTALSIVSVSLLAVQKSSDISPLFFTGVLEAVVAALFMNIYIVGLNQLSDIEIDKINKPYLPLASGEYSIGTGVTIVASFSLLSFWLGWIVGSWPLFWALFISFVLGTAYSIDVPLLRWKRFAVLAAMCILAVRAVIVQLAFFLHMQTHVYKRPVVFSRPLIFATAFMSFFSVVIALFKDIPDIEGDRIFGIQSFSVRLGQQRVFWICVSLLEVAYGVALMVGAASPCLWSKIITGVGHAAMALILWFRAKSVDFKNKASITSFYMFIWKLFYAEYLLIPLVR, encoded by the exons ATGAATTCTCTGCTTCTTGGTTCTTTTCCTAATAAAGCTTCACTAGTTACCCCTG TTGGTACTCTAGGTTCTTACGCACCACCAACAGCTTCATGGCCCAAAAGGAAGataaaaaaagaatataattTTCTGAGGTTTAAGCAGTCAAGTTTAGTATTTCGTTGTGAAGGCATTGAGGGAGGGCCTACATGCCAAGAATGTAACAGAAAACATATTGTGAAAGCGACCTCTGGGCAATCTTTTGAATCTGAACCTCCAGCTTTTGATTCAAAAAGAATTTTGACCTCTGTTAAAAATTCATTGGATGCTTTCTATAGGTTTTCCAGGCCACACACGGTTATTGGCACC GCATTGAGCATAGTTTCTGTGTCTCTCCTAGCAGTGCAGAAATCATCAGACATATCTCCTCTATTTTTTACTGGTGTGTTGGAG GCTGTGGTAGCTGCCTTGTTTATGAATATTTATATTGTCGGATTGAATCAATTGTCAGATATTGAAATAGACAAG ATAAACAAGCCATATCTTCCATTGGCATCCGGTGAATATTCCATTGGAACTGGTGTCACAATTGTTGCATCGTTTTCATTGCTG AGTTTTTGGCTTGGTTGGATTGTAGGTTCATGGCCGTTGTTTTGGGCTCTTTTCATCAGTTTTGTGCTTGGGACTGCTTATTCAATTGAT GTGCCACTCTTGAGATGGAAGAGATTTGCAGTGCTTGCTGCAATGTGTATTCTAGCTGTCCGTGCAGTAATTGTTCAACTTGCTTTTTTCCTTCACATGCAG ACCCATGTGTACAAGAGGCCAGTTGTGTTTTCAAGACCACTGATTTTTGCTACAGCATTCATGAGTTTCTTCTCTGTAGTTATAGCATTGTTCAAG GATATACCTGACATAGAAGGAGATAGAATATTCGGCATCCAGTCGTTTTCAGTACGTTTAGGTCAGCAGCGG GTATTTTGGATTTGTGTCTCACTCCTTGAAGTTGCTTACGGAGTCGCCCTCATGGTGGGAGCAGCTTCTCCTTGCCTTTGGAGCAAAATTATCACG GGCGTGGGACATGCTGCTATGGCTTTAATTCTCTGGTTCCGTGCCAAATCTGTAGATTTCAAGAACAAAGCTTCCATAACATCCTTCTACATGTTTATCTGGAAG CTATTTTATGCAGAGTACTTGCTCATACCTTTAGTTAGATGA
- the LOC112697918 gene encoding homogentisate phytyltransferase 1, chloroplastic isoform X4, whose translation MNSLLLGSFPNKASLVTPGSYAPPTASWPKRKIKKEYNFLRFKQSSLVFRCEGIEGGPTCQECNRKHIVKATSGQSFESEPPAFDSKRILTSVKNSLDAFYRFSRPHTVIGTALSIVSVSLLAVQKSSDISPLFFTGVLEAVVAALFMNIYIVGLNQLSDIEIDKINKPYLPLASGEYSIGTGVTIVASFSLLSFWLGWIVGSWPLFWALFISFVLGTAYSIDVPLLRWKRFAVLAAMCILAVRAVIVQLAFFLHMQTHVYKRPVVFSRPLIFATAFMSFFSVVIALFKDIPDIEGDRIFGIQSFSVRLGQQRVFWICVSLLEVAYGVALMVGAASPCLWSKIITGVGHAAMALILWFRAKSVDFKNKASITSFYMFIWKLFYAEYLLIPLVR comes from the exons ATGAATTCTCTGCTTCTTGGTTCTTTTCCTAATAAAGCTTCACTAGTTACCCCTG GTTCTTACGCACCACCAACAGCTTCATGGCCCAAAAGGAAGataaaaaaagaatataattTTCTGAGGTTTAAGCAGTCAAGTTTAGTATTTCGTTGTGAAGGCATTGAGGGAGGGCCTACATGCCAAGAATGTAACAGAAAACATATTGTGAAAGCGACCTCTGGGCAATCTTTTGAATCTGAACCTCCAGCTTTTGATTCAAAAAGAATTTTGACCTCTGTTAAAAATTCATTGGATGCTTTCTATAGGTTTTCCAGGCCACACACGGTTATTGGCACC GCATTGAGCATAGTTTCTGTGTCTCTCCTAGCAGTGCAGAAATCATCAGACATATCTCCTCTATTTTTTACTGGTGTGTTGGAG GCTGTGGTAGCTGCCTTGTTTATGAATATTTATATTGTCGGATTGAATCAATTGTCAGATATTGAAATAGACAAG ATAAACAAGCCATATCTTCCATTGGCATCCGGTGAATATTCCATTGGAACTGGTGTCACAATTGTTGCATCGTTTTCATTGCTG AGTTTTTGGCTTGGTTGGATTGTAGGTTCATGGCCGTTGTTTTGGGCTCTTTTCATCAGTTTTGTGCTTGGGACTGCTTATTCAATTGAT GTGCCACTCTTGAGATGGAAGAGATTTGCAGTGCTTGCTGCAATGTGTATTCTAGCTGTCCGTGCAGTAATTGTTCAACTTGCTTTTTTCCTTCACATGCAG ACCCATGTGTACAAGAGGCCAGTTGTGTTTTCAAGACCACTGATTTTTGCTACAGCATTCATGAGTTTCTTCTCTGTAGTTATAGCATTGTTCAAG GATATACCTGACATAGAAGGAGATAGAATATTCGGCATCCAGTCGTTTTCAGTACGTTTAGGTCAGCAGCGG GTATTTTGGATTTGTGTCTCACTCCTTGAAGTTGCTTACGGAGTCGCCCTCATGGTGGGAGCAGCTTCTCCTTGCCTTTGGAGCAAAATTATCACG GGCGTGGGACATGCTGCTATGGCTTTAATTCTCTGGTTCCGTGCCAAATCTGTAGATTTCAAGAACAAAGCTTCCATAACATCCTTCTACATGTTTATCTGGAAG CTATTTTATGCAGAGTACTTGCTCATACCTTTAGTTAGATGA
- the LOC112697918 gene encoding homogentisate phytyltransferase 1, chloroplastic isoform X1 — MNSLLLGSFPNKASLVTPGGSCWRSKNWTNNCLTIGTLGSYAPPTASWPKRKIKKEYNFLRFKQSSLVFRCEGIEGGPTCQECNRKHIVKATSGQSFESEPPAFDSKRILTSVKNSLDAFYRFSRPHTVIGTALSIVSVSLLAVQKSSDISPLFFTGVLEAVVAALFMNIYIVGLNQLSDIEIDKINKPYLPLASGEYSIGTGVTIVASFSLLSFWLGWIVGSWPLFWALFISFVLGTAYSIDVPLLRWKRFAVLAAMCILAVRAVIVQLAFFLHMQTHVYKRPVVFSRPLIFATAFMSFFSVVIALFKDIPDIEGDRIFGIQSFSVRLGQQRVFWICVSLLEVAYGVALMVGAASPCLWSKIITGVGHAAMALILWFRAKSVDFKNKASITSFYMFIWKLFYAEYLLIPLVR, encoded by the exons ATGAATTCTCTGCTTCTTGGTTCTTTTCCTAATAAAGCTTCACTAGTTACCCCTG gTGGAAGTTGTTGGAGGAGTAAAAATTGGACAAATAATTGTTTGACTA TTGGTACTCTAGGTTCTTACGCACCACCAACAGCTTCATGGCCCAAAAGGAAGataaaaaaagaatataattTTCTGAGGTTTAAGCAGTCAAGTTTAGTATTTCGTTGTGAAGGCATTGAGGGAGGGCCTACATGCCAAGAATGTAACAGAAAACATATTGTGAAAGCGACCTCTGGGCAATCTTTTGAATCTGAACCTCCAGCTTTTGATTCAAAAAGAATTTTGACCTCTGTTAAAAATTCATTGGATGCTTTCTATAGGTTTTCCAGGCCACACACGGTTATTGGCACC GCATTGAGCATAGTTTCTGTGTCTCTCCTAGCAGTGCAGAAATCATCAGACATATCTCCTCTATTTTTTACTGGTGTGTTGGAG GCTGTGGTAGCTGCCTTGTTTATGAATATTTATATTGTCGGATTGAATCAATTGTCAGATATTGAAATAGACAAG ATAAACAAGCCATATCTTCCATTGGCATCCGGTGAATATTCCATTGGAACTGGTGTCACAATTGTTGCATCGTTTTCATTGCTG AGTTTTTGGCTTGGTTGGATTGTAGGTTCATGGCCGTTGTTTTGGGCTCTTTTCATCAGTTTTGTGCTTGGGACTGCTTATTCAATTGAT GTGCCACTCTTGAGATGGAAGAGATTTGCAGTGCTTGCTGCAATGTGTATTCTAGCTGTCCGTGCAGTAATTGTTCAACTTGCTTTTTTCCTTCACATGCAG ACCCATGTGTACAAGAGGCCAGTTGTGTTTTCAAGACCACTGATTTTTGCTACAGCATTCATGAGTTTCTTCTCTGTAGTTATAGCATTGTTCAAG GATATACCTGACATAGAAGGAGATAGAATATTCGGCATCCAGTCGTTTTCAGTACGTTTAGGTCAGCAGCGG GTATTTTGGATTTGTGTCTCACTCCTTGAAGTTGCTTACGGAGTCGCCCTCATGGTGGGAGCAGCTTCTCCTTGCCTTTGGAGCAAAATTATCACG GGCGTGGGACATGCTGCTATGGCTTTAATTCTCTGGTTCCGTGCCAAATCTGTAGATTTCAAGAACAAAGCTTCCATAACATCCTTCTACATGTTTATCTGGAAG CTATTTTATGCAGAGTACTTGCTCATACCTTTAGTTAGATGA
- the LOC112697918 gene encoding homogentisate phytyltransferase 1, chloroplastic isoform X2, translated as MNSLLLGSFPNKASLVTPGGSCWRSKNWTNNCLTSSYAPPTASWPKRKIKKEYNFLRFKQSSLVFRCEGIEGGPTCQECNRKHIVKATSGQSFESEPPAFDSKRILTSVKNSLDAFYRFSRPHTVIGTALSIVSVSLLAVQKSSDISPLFFTGVLEAVVAALFMNIYIVGLNQLSDIEIDKINKPYLPLASGEYSIGTGVTIVASFSLLSFWLGWIVGSWPLFWALFISFVLGTAYSIDVPLLRWKRFAVLAAMCILAVRAVIVQLAFFLHMQTHVYKRPVVFSRPLIFATAFMSFFSVVIALFKDIPDIEGDRIFGIQSFSVRLGQQRVFWICVSLLEVAYGVALMVGAASPCLWSKIITGVGHAAMALILWFRAKSVDFKNKASITSFYMFIWKLFYAEYLLIPLVR; from the exons ATGAATTCTCTGCTTCTTGGTTCTTTTCCTAATAAAGCTTCACTAGTTACCCCTG gTGGAAGTTGTTGGAGGAGTAAAAATTGGACAAATAATTGTTTGACTA GTTCTTACGCACCACCAACAGCTTCATGGCCCAAAAGGAAGataaaaaaagaatataattTTCTGAGGTTTAAGCAGTCAAGTTTAGTATTTCGTTGTGAAGGCATTGAGGGAGGGCCTACATGCCAAGAATGTAACAGAAAACATATTGTGAAAGCGACCTCTGGGCAATCTTTTGAATCTGAACCTCCAGCTTTTGATTCAAAAAGAATTTTGACCTCTGTTAAAAATTCATTGGATGCTTTCTATAGGTTTTCCAGGCCACACACGGTTATTGGCACC GCATTGAGCATAGTTTCTGTGTCTCTCCTAGCAGTGCAGAAATCATCAGACATATCTCCTCTATTTTTTACTGGTGTGTTGGAG GCTGTGGTAGCTGCCTTGTTTATGAATATTTATATTGTCGGATTGAATCAATTGTCAGATATTGAAATAGACAAG ATAAACAAGCCATATCTTCCATTGGCATCCGGTGAATATTCCATTGGAACTGGTGTCACAATTGTTGCATCGTTTTCATTGCTG AGTTTTTGGCTTGGTTGGATTGTAGGTTCATGGCCGTTGTTTTGGGCTCTTTTCATCAGTTTTGTGCTTGGGACTGCTTATTCAATTGAT GTGCCACTCTTGAGATGGAAGAGATTTGCAGTGCTTGCTGCAATGTGTATTCTAGCTGTCCGTGCAGTAATTGTTCAACTTGCTTTTTTCCTTCACATGCAG ACCCATGTGTACAAGAGGCCAGTTGTGTTTTCAAGACCACTGATTTTTGCTACAGCATTCATGAGTTTCTTCTCTGTAGTTATAGCATTGTTCAAG GATATACCTGACATAGAAGGAGATAGAATATTCGGCATCCAGTCGTTTTCAGTACGTTTAGGTCAGCAGCGG GTATTTTGGATTTGTGTCTCACTCCTTGAAGTTGCTTACGGAGTCGCCCTCATGGTGGGAGCAGCTTCTCCTTGCCTTTGGAGCAAAATTATCACG GGCGTGGGACATGCTGCTATGGCTTTAATTCTCTGGTTCCGTGCCAAATCTGTAGATTTCAAGAACAAAGCTTCCATAACATCCTTCTACATGTTTATCTGGAAG CTATTTTATGCAGAGTACTTGCTCATACCTTTAGTTAGATGA